In Trichlorobacter lovleyi, the DNA window AACTGCACCGCCTCGGAGAGCGGATCTACCGTGAGGGGATTCTGTCAGATGGGACCCCGCTGCGTGGTTTCATCAGGGGCGATGTGCCGGTGGACAGTACCGTCTTTTCCTGTGCCAACTGCCATACCCGTAGCGGTCTCGGCTCCCTTGAGGGGCAGGTGGCTTCACCGCCGGTTAACGGTCCCAACCTGTTTAAACCACGCTACCTGTACGCGGATTTTGTCAAGAATACCATCTCTGCCAGCAGGGGTAAGAGCCGTCCGGCTACCGCTATCCGTCCGGCCTACACCGACGAAACCCTGGCAGCTGCCCTGCTGGCCGGTGTAAGCGCAACCGGTCGCGATTTTGCACCCATTATGCCCCGTTATGACCTGGGGAATCGGGATATGCAGATCCTGATCAGCTACCTGAAAAACCTCTCGTCCCAGGTCTCTCCCGGTATCACCGATACCACCATGCATCTGGCCACCATTGTTACCGATGATGTCAGCGCCACTGACCGTGCAGCCCTGCTGGCTCCGTTGCAAACCCTGGTCAGCATCAACGAACAGCGCAAGACCCAGCGCAAGGACCAGCGTTTTGCCAAGATGTTCCGGATGCTTGATAACGCCTATTATCGCGATCTTTCAATCAGCACCTGGGAGCTGAAAGGCGAACCGGAAACCTGGCCGGCCCAGCTTGAGGCCTATTACCGGAAAGAGCCGGTTTTTGCGATCCTGAGCGGTATCTCACACCGTTCCTGGCAGCCGATCCACGAGTTCTGTGAACGTCACCAACTGCCGGACCTCTTTCCGGTCACCGATCTGCCGGTGATTAGTGATACTGACTGGTACACCATGTATGCCTCACGGGGGTACTACGGTGAGGGTGAGACTGCCGCCCGCTATGTTGCCTCCCAGGATGAACCGGTCAAAAAACGGCGTCTGCTGCAGATTGTGCTGCAAAGCGAGCAGGGTAAGGCCTTGGCCGCAGGCTTTGATGCCGCCTGGAAGGAATCCGGCAGCCCCGGCAGTGTCAAGACGATCATGTTTGCCGCTTCAACCCCACCGGATGCCAAGCAGCTGAAGGCGCTCTTTGCCGCCCATAAGCCGACAACGGTCTTGATCTGGGGTGGGGAACAGCTGCTGACGTCGCTCCGCCAGTTGTCCGGAATGAAAAAACTACCCCGCATCTACCTCTCAGGCCGTGCCCTTGAAAAGAATCTCAGTGAGATCCCGGAGAACCTGCGTGAAAAAGTTCTGCTGACCTATCCCTTCCGGTTACCTGAGGATGAAAAAGCCTATCGCGGCTTTGCCGATGTCCTGCTGATGAGCAGGCAGAAGATAAAAGATGACCAGCGGATTACCTCACGGACCTTCTCGGCGGTACATATGTTTTTGCAAGGCTTGAAGGAGCTGAAACTCGATTTTTACCGGGACACGCTGCTGGACCAGATCAGTATGCGCCCGGATCAGTATCTGCCTGATTTTGAACGCTACAGTTTTGGTCCGGGCCAGCGTTATGCCTCCAAGGGCTGTTATCTGGTCCAGTTGGGCTCAGGTCCTAAACCACGCCTGATCAAACGTAGTGACT includes these proteins:
- a CDS encoding ABC transporter substrate-binding protein — translated: MRQIRAIACLMVLLLVGAFTAALAAEQPANSTTADLTPAELHRLGERIYREGILSDGTPLRGFIRGDVPVDSTVFSCANCHTRSGLGSLEGQVASPPVNGPNLFKPRYLYADFVKNTISASRGKSRPATAIRPAYTDETLAAALLAGVSATGRDFAPIMPRYDLGNRDMQILISYLKNLSSQVSPGITDTTMHLATIVTDDVSATDRAALLAPLQTLVSINEQRKTQRKDQRFAKMFRMLDNAYYRDLSISTWELKGEPETWPAQLEAYYRKEPVFAILSGISHRSWQPIHEFCERHQLPDLFPVTDLPVISDTDWYTMYASRGYYGEGETAARYVASQDEPVKKRRLLQIVLQSEQGKALAAGFDAAWKESGSPGSVKTIMFAASTPPDAKQLKALFAAHKPTTVLIWGGEQLLTSLRQLSGMKKLPRIYLSGRALEKNLSEIPENLREKVLLTYPFRLPEDEKAYRGFADVLLMSRQKIKDDQRITSRTFSAVHMFLQGLKELKLDFYRDTLLDQISMRPDQYLPDFERYSFGPGQRYASKGCYLVQLGSGPKPRLIKRSDWVVF